A single window of Cyanobium sp. AMD-g DNA harbors:
- a CDS encoding cytochrome b/b6 domain-containing protein, with amino-acid sequence MARPPYQPSLLRLTHGVTALLVLAAWLSGLIVYSRYDGRWGRLPFTPPGSWIDLHGQAGFLLLPLGLVFAAYALTLGRPRLKRITNTMALGALALAVATGKLMQEDWLRDGQLHHLAYSLHLVAWLLIGLAVVLHLGDSLRLGGTPLLASMASTTLRPGDLPGDWSGQVRRYLKRGR; translated from the coding sequence ATGGCGCGCCCCCCTTACCAGCCCTCCCTGCTGCGGCTGACCCATGGCGTCACGGCGTTGCTGGTGCTGGCCGCCTGGCTGAGCGGGCTGATCGTCTACAGCCGCTACGACGGCCGCTGGGGGCGGCTGCCCTTCACCCCGCCCGGCAGCTGGATCGACCTGCATGGCCAGGCGGGCTTTCTGCTGCTGCCCCTGGGCCTGGTCTTCGCCGCCTACGCCCTCACCCTGGGCCGGCCGCGCCTGAAGCGCATCACCAACACCATGGCTCTGGGCGCCCTGGCTCTGGCGGTGGCCACCGGCAAGCTGATGCAGGAGGACTGGCTGCGGGACGGCCAGCTGCACCACCTGGCCTACAGCCTGCACCTGGTGGCCTGGCTGCTGATCGGCCTGGCGGTGGTGCTGCACTTGGGCGACAGCCTGCGGCTGGGGGGCACGCCGCTGCTGGCCTCGATGGCCAGCACGACCCTGCGGCCGGGTGATCTGCCGGGCGACTGGTCGGGGCAGGTGCGGCGGTATCTGAAGCGGGGGCGCTGA